From Pseudoalteromonas viridis, the proteins below share one genomic window:
- a CDS encoding succinate dehydrogenase iron-sulfur subunit, translating to MATLELSVYRYNPDVDSAPRMQDYKLEVEEGRDMMVLDALLMLKEQDPTLSFRRSCREGVCGSDGVNMNGKNGLACITPLSALQKGGKGKIIIRPLPGLPVIRDLVIDMSQFYTQYEKVKPYLINDKPTGGEERLQSIEERDKLDGLYECILCACCSTSCPSFWWNPDKFIGPAGLLHAYRFLADSRDTATEERLADLDDAFSVFRCHSIMNCVSVCPKGLNPTKAIGHIKSMLLNRSV from the coding sequence ATGGCAACTTTAGAATTATCTGTTTATCGTTACAACCCTGACGTAGATTCAGCACCTCGTATGCAAGATTACAAGCTGGAGGTTGAAGAAGGTCGCGACATGATGGTGCTAGATGCACTGTTAATGTTGAAAGAACAAGATCCAACATTGTCTTTCCGCCGTTCATGCCGTGAAGGTGTGTGTGGTTCAGACGGTGTAAACATGAATGGTAAGAACGGTCTGGCTTGTATCACACCTCTGTCTGCATTGCAAAAAGGTGGTAAAGGCAAGATCATCATTCGTCCATTACCTGGTCTGCCAGTGATCCGTGACCTGGTTATCGACATGAGCCAGTTCTACACTCAGTACGAGAAGGTAAAACCTTACCTGATCAACGACAAGCCAACCGGCGGTGAAGAGCGTCTTCAAAGTATTGAAGAGCGTGACAAACTGGATGGTCTGTACGAGTGTATTCTGTGTGCATGTTGTTCAACGTCATGTCCGTCGTTCTGGTGGAACCCAGATAAATTTATCGGTCCTGCGGGCCTTCTTCACGCGTATCGCTTCCTGGCTGACAGCCGTGATACTGCGACAGAAGAGCGTCTGGCTGACCTTGATGACGCGTTCAGCGTCTTCCGCTGTCACAGTATTATGAACTGTGTAAGCGTTTGTCCGAAAGGCTTGAATCCTACTAAGGCGATCGGACACATTAAATCTATGTTGTTAAATCGTTCGGTTTAA